A window from Bufo bufo chromosome 1, aBufBuf1.1, whole genome shotgun sequence encodes these proteins:
- the LOC120987109 gene encoding secreted frizzled-related protein 5-like — MTSSTLFLLLTGLLLAGLCKAFDIGLSTRCVSIPKELGMCHDLGYTEMRLPNLMGHTTIPEAVSKTAEWHKLLQTGCHPYARMFLCSMFAPVCLDTFIQPCRSMCEAVRDSCAPVLACHDQSWPENLNCDRFPAGDDMCLDNLSIEYQHTYKELPKPTCQGCPLIEESCSYKSALEAFCDNDFAIKVKLSKRKFASGHYEYVTEGPVEFIKQGMLLPYDTRNLIEQWLRINENCAHRIIRPSRSLVYILAGDIQHGNVMVNRVFHWQKKDSQLSLATRKWRHHNC; from the exons ATGACCTCTTCCACTTTATTTCTGCTCCTTACTGGCCTCCTCCTTGCTGGATTATGCAAGGCATTCGACATTGGATTATCCACAAGATGTGTCTCTATACCTAAAGAACTGGGTATGTGCCATGACCTTGGCTACACAGAGATGAGACTTCCTAACCTGATGGGGCATACCACCATCCCTGAAGCTGTATCCAAGACAGCAGAGTGGCACAAGCTTCTACAGACTGGCTGCCACCCATATGCCCGAATGTTCCTATGTTCCATGTTTGCTCCAGTCTGCCTTGATAC GTTTATCCAGCCTTGTCGTAGTATGTGTGAGGCTGTGAGAGACAGCTGTGCCCCTGTACTAGCGTGCCATGATCAATCCTGGCCCGAGAACCTGAACTGTGATCGTTTTCCAGCTGGTGATGATATGTGTCTGGACAACCTGAGCATAGAGTACCAGCATACCTACAAAG aactacCCAAACCAACATGCCAAGGCTGTCCACTGATTGAAGAGTCCTGTTCATACAAGAGTGCCCTGGAAGCTTTTTGTGACAATGACTTTG CTATCAAAGTAAAGTTGTCAAAAAGAAAGTTTGCATCAGGACATTATGAATATGTGACCGAGGGCCCGGTAGAATTTATTAAGCAGGGAATGCTGCTTCCATATGACACACGCAATCTGATCGAACAATGGCTCAGGATCAATGAAAACTGTGCCCATCGGATTATCCGGCCCTCCAGATCCCTGGTCTATATTTTAGCTGGAGACATCCAGCATGGAAATGTTATGGTCAACAGAGTATTCCACTGGCAGAAAAAGGACTCTCAGCTGAGTCTGGCCACCCGGAAATGGAGACACCATAATTGTTAA